A segment of the Verrucomicrobiota bacterium genome:
TTGCGTCCGGTCCGTTACGAAAACAACCTTCCATTTCGAGAGGGACGCGTGGCGATACATCTCCCGCACCATAAACATCATGGTCAGCGATTTACCGGAACCCTGCGTGTGCCAGACGATGCCGCTGCGCTTACGTGGATTCTTGCCATCCAGCAATCGCTTCACCGCCAGTTTAACCGCGCGAAATTGCTGGTAACGTCCGACCATCTTGATCAGTTCCCCCTTGTCATTGGTGCCGAACAGGGTGAACGACAAAAGAAGGTCCAATAGATTATTGTGGTCCAGCATCCCCGCCACGAGACGCTGTTGATCATTGGGGCTGCTGGTGCCGTGCTCCAGCTCATCGATGGAGCGGGGAAAGGGATCCGACCAGCGGTAGAAATGCTTTTCGTTATGGGTGGTGATCGTTCCAAACTTCGCCTGTTGCCGGCAGGTCGACACAATGAAGTGGTTGAAATAAAACAACGGCGCACTGCCTTCGCCTTTGTCTCCCCGTTGTTCACTGTAGCGCATGAGCTGGTCGATGGCTTCCGCAATGGGTTCCTTCGCCTTCGGTGATTTGCACTCGATGACCACCACCGGCAGGCCATTGAGAAAGAGCACGATGTCCGGGATTATGTGGTGCTCCGTTCCCAGGATGCGCACCTTGAACTGGCACACCGCGATGAAGCGGTTGTTCTGCCGTTGCTTGAAATCAATGAATCTTACCGTCGGGCTTTTTTCGCCGCTTTGGCGATTCTCCGACACACTCGTACCTTCCAGCAAAAGGCGAAAGACATGCTGGTTGTTCTGTAGCAGGTTGCCACTGGGAAAACTGGCCGTCAGTTGCTTGATCACTTCCTCGACCTGGTCGTCTTCCAGCCAGGGCTGGATCACTTTCAGTTGTTCCCGTAAAACAGGCAACATGACCACCTCGGTGAAATTCGTACGATGGCTCTCAGCTGGCTGCTGCTTCATTTCCAGATCGATGATCTCCCAGTCAAGGGCTGCCAGCTGATCAAGAAGTGGTTTCTCGACATGGTTGCGCTCGTCGAGCCGGATCTGCGCGGATGTGTTTTTCCTGCTCATTATGTTTCAATCACCTCCCAATGTCCGCCATTGGCGGCCATGGTTTTGATGATTCGTTTCCGGGAGCGCCAAGCCCCAGCTTGGCACTGTGGTGAATAAGGCCGAGCTGGGGCTCGGCGTTCCCAGGGTATGTCAGTTTTGTTCTTCATCCATTCCTTTGAGACGTTTCACCTCGCGATCAAAGTCCGAAATGTATTCCCGGTCCTGCGTTTCACGGAAAACTTCGAACTCAGCCTCGGCTTTGAGCTTGGCTTCCAACGCACTCACCTTTCCTTTGTCTTCAAGTATGGGATAACTCGATAACTCCAGAAAGCTGTTCAGAAAGCGGGACCAGTCCGCCATATTCATAGTCATCTGCCGCTCGGCTCGATTTTCCGCAAGATCCAGGTACGCCGATACAATCCGGTTCAATTCCCGAAGATTCTGTTCGTTCAGATAGTTCTTCGCCACCGTAACATCCGATTTTAAAACCTTACCCTTCGGCGAGCCTTTCCAGGTAATCAAACCCATATGGGGCTTATCCGCATCGGCCGATTCATGGATGGTTTCGTATGTTTTGCCGTCTTCGGCAGTATGTTCCAAAATGGAACATACTGATTTCTCAACCAGTTCTTTTGAGCTGAAAATATTGCCCAGATGTTTGGTGATCGCGGGTCGCTTCACACCAAATAACTCAGCCAGCGCCTTCTGCGTCATCCAGAAGTTTTCATCGCGGTAAACAACTTCGATCCGTTGCTCACCGCTCGGCGTCTTATAGAAAATGATTTCGTTGGGCATGGTTAAAATGTGGATCCCCTGGGAACGCCAAGCCCCAGCTTGGCTTTACATGATAGACTGCCGAGCTGGGGCTCAGCGTTCCCGGGATGCGCACCTTGAACTGGCACACCGCGATGCAGTGGTTTCTCGACGTGGTTGCGCTCGTCGAGCCGGATCTGCGCGGATGTGCCTTTATTACTCATGCCTTTTCAATGACCTCCCAGTGCCCGCCTTTATCAGGACCCACTCTGCGAAGTCGTCCTGATTTTTGTAATTTCGCAAGATTCTTCTCAACCGCGCGGGCTGTGATTCCAATCATTATTGAGATATCCATTGCACTCAATTCTCCATTCTCGCTAAGAAGACGTATAATTTTCTCCGAACTTTTCTCCGAACCTTTTTCAGTTTTCTCCGAACTTTTCTCCGAACCTTTTCCCGTTTCTTCCCTAGTTTCTTCCCTAGTACTATCCTTTTCACCCACCTTTTTCCCCGACGTTTCACCGACCTTTTCACCGACGTTTTTCTCCGCCTCTGCCTCAATCTCTGCCACCTTTTCATGAACCGGCAGGCGGATCAGGAAGTGGCTGCGGTCATCGTCGGACTCAAATTCGGGAGGGGGCGAGCCATTGGCGGCCATGGTTTTGATTATTTTGGAGATTCCGGTGGAACGGCCTTCGGTAAGGTCCAGCTCTTTAAGGAAGTCACCTATGCGGCGGTTGCGGTAGCGGCGGCTTACGGCCCGGCCCTTGCGCAGATCGGACAGTTTGATCGACCGGTCCGGGCCAGGGAAACTCAATACCACCAGATCCTCCCCCGTTATCCGCACCTCGACCGGTTCGCGGATTTCGTAAGACCTGTGGTACACCGCATTGACCACCGCCTCCTCGATGGCGGCCAGGGGAAAATTCCAAAGCCGTTCCGCTTCCGGACGATCCGGGTGCTTGATCACCGTTTCCTTCAGGTAGTTGCGCTGGATGAATGAAATCGCATCGCGGGTGATTTGCGCCAGCGGTCCCGCGAAGATCTTCTCTTCAAACTGGTCGCCGCCCGGCCCCTCCGGAAAATAGACCACATCTATCTGGGTGGCGGGAAAGAAACGCCTCGGCTCTTCGTTGAAAAACAACAGTCCCACATTCAACGGCACCGGACTTTCGGCAGGTCCGCCCACGATATTCAACTGGCGGCCCAGGGCTTCAATCGACAGCTCATGTGCCTCGTCGGCAAGCTCACTGCCCACTTCGCGCAGGAATTCACTCATCAAACGGGGTGACAGGTCTTCGAGCTTTGCGCTCTGGTTGAAGCGGTCATCAAACGGCACCTTTGCGGTGAGGCTTATCAATTCGTGTTCTATCTCGCCCCTGGCTTCGACGGTGCTGGCATAGCGGCGAATGTAG
Coding sequences within it:
- the rhuM gene encoding RhuM family protein, which translates into the protein MPNEIIFYKTPSGEQRIEVVYRDENFWMTQKALAELFGVKRPAITKHLGNIFSSKELVEKSVCSILEHTAEDGKTYETIHESADADKPHMGLITWKGSPKGKVLKSDVTVAKNYLNEQNLRELNRIVSAYLDLAENRAERQMTMNMADWSRFLNSFLELSSYPILEDKGKVSALEAKLKAEAEFEVFRETQDREYISDFDREVKRLKGMDEEQN
- a CDS encoding transcriptional regulator, with the protein product MNALEEEYHYYIRRYASTVEARGEIEHELISLTAKVPFDDRFNQSAKLEDLSPRLMSEFLREVGSELADEAHELSIEALGRQLNIVGGPAESPVPLNVGLLFFNEEPRRFFPATQIDVVYFPEGPGGDQFEEKIFAGPLAQITRDAISFIQRNYLKETVIKHPDRPEAERLWNFPLAAIEEAVVNAVYHRSYEIREPVEVRITGEDLVVLSFPGPDRSIKLSDLRKGRAVSRRYRNRRIGDFLKELDLTEGRSTGISKIIKTMAANGSPPPEFESDDDRSHFLIRLPVHEKVAEIEAEAEKNVGEKVGETSGKKVGEKDSTREETREETGKGSEKSSEKTEKGSEKSSEKIIRLLSENGELSAMDISIMIGITARAVEKNLAKLQKSGRLRRVGPDKGGHWEVIEKA